The DNA segment TTGATTGATCTAACATTTGTTTGCTAGAAAATAAGTAGAAGGGGTGCGGTAAGTGTTTTATGCCATATAAGCTAGTGATGCTCTTCGTCTCCTAGTTACGAACTGATTAAAGTATGAATAatgaatgaaatatttgatgcaatattttaagtgattttaaaataGCGACTATATTTAGTAAAGACTTGTAATTTTTTATAAAGCTTCTTTCTGTTATCCTCAAACTAGTCCAGTTTGCATGTCATGAGAGCCTTTGACCTAACAGATACTGGCAATCAGAAATGTAGCAGTtgctataattttttaatttttatggatAGCGGACACATGCATTTAGCCTTTTTTCACCAATATAAATTAATGTGAGAGTGATATTTAATGCTTGGGCGGTAATTGTTCCAAAAACAttctgaatttatttaatgaaaCCGATGTTTGTGCAAGGCGTATTTGCTTTAATAAGATCGTACTACATCCGAAACTCATGGAAGAATAAGTTAAAATGCCTCTGCTCAACCGCTGGCGGTTTGTATTGATATACGAAGGTGAGTGAATGCTCTAAGAGGGTCGAACTAAATGGTTTCTGGATTCAGGATACGTTAGTTTCTCTGAGAAGCCAAAAAAGTCTTCCAATAAAACTTGTTGGTATGAGCTTTCATAAATGGTCTAGGAGAAATCCATGCTCACTGCTAGTAGTTTTTAGTTGGCACTATAACTCTTTTTTGCAATAAAAAACAGTTTTTTCTGATCAACATTTCTGTCTCATGACATGGAGTTATGTCACTTGTGTGCTATATTCGTTATTTCTTATAAATGATATACTTTTTTCTGAAACCAAGCTTTCTTGAGTCATAAATATAATTATGGATTATGGACTAAAGTGAAACCTCCATGGTTCTCAGGGGAATATTTGGGCACTGTCTTAGTGATTAGACCATACAAGGCACAATCATTCTTAGTTCCATGGCAACTGAAAGCCCCATTAGGATATTGGAAGGGACAGAAAAATGGCCTCCTTGTAAGCAGTCTAATAGTTACGGATCATCTGCCAAGCTGGCCATTGAAGATTTTAGTTTGTTCTTGAAAGATCGAAAGTTTCAAAGCCTTGAAAAGGATATGATACCAAGCCGTAGTGAAAGTGCACCACCAAGCATGGAAGGTTCTATGGCGGCAATTGAAAATATCTTTTCCCTGAGGAATTCCACCATGAGTCTTGATTTACATCCAGGCCCTTCTAATAGAAAATGCGAGACCGATGCTGATCTGCCTTTTCCTTACCATGGTTCTGATGTCATTTTGGATCAAAGATTCAGTAGGCCTTTCAGCTCGGAGAGTCATCATCTATTTCACCGTCGTGGTTCTACTGGCAACGATCGGAACATGATTCCTCATGGCAACGTTCCTAGGAATACCCTTCCTTCTCACGAGGAAGAGTCTGAGGATGACAGGTCTTCTGAACGGAGTGCATCTGCTGATAAATCTGCTTCATTGGGTTTCCATAATGACTCATTCAACTCGACACAGGTAACACTTTTTAATTTCCGAAAAAGGCAAAGGAATAAATGCTGGAGACACCAGTATTTACTTTTCCAAGAACATCTACATTTTTCTACTCATATTTTCTACCgtgggaaaaatattttttctgcATGTATATTTTATTGTGGAAAAAACTATATCTCTAGATATCGGCTTCTTCTGATGATTAGTAACTAACTTACCTACTCGGCCCATGCTTTATCTAAAATCACTCGAGTTATTAACTGTATGACAGCTCTGAATTTGCTGTTGTTAAATTCCTGGCCTTTTGCACACTTTTGTTGAAATTGTAACAAAAAAGCGTCACAATGCAGGAAGATTCCAGCCAAACTTCATCCCCTTCTCAAGATCAGTATAATCATAGATCTATGGGGGAAAAGGTTGTTGATGCCAATTCACATGTACTGCATAATCGTTCCGTTGGCATGTCATCTGATGTTATAGATGCACCCAGTTTAGATCGTCCGAGGCAGATCTCACAACCTGATCCTCTTACAGGGGGTGTTTTAAGCTTATCCCTTGACGATGAAAGCAGCATAGTAGTTCGTCCTCCTTTAGATGGACAAGATTTTAGTGCTGACAAAGTTGATTTAAAGGATGAGTCCTCAACAGCTGGTGTTGGTGATACTTCGAATTTGAACCGTAACAAATTTAACAAGAAAGATCAACCCATTCCCCAAAATTATACATCGCAATCAGCAGCAGCTCTGCAAGAAACCAATATTTCTCGAGTTCTGGGCCCTTTCTCTCAGATGATTTATCCTGGAACAAGTCATCCATATGGTAGCTTGAACCAGTTTCTCTATGGCTCTTCGAGTGTTTCAACGGGAGAGGTGCAACCGACACTTCAGTCATCTGGATTCACACCTCCATTTTACACCCCACCAGCTCCTACTCCGTTTATGACTCCACAGAATACGTTTTATCAGAATATGCAGCCAGCTAGCTACTTCACCCCACAATATAGCATGGGTGGATACACTATCAACTCTACTTTTCTTCCATCATATCTTTCAGGATATCCTTCTCAGGGTACTTTTCCTCTGGCTTTCGATAGTTCTTCTTTTCCCAATCCTGGAGTTTCGGATGGAGGGAATGCACATGCGTATGATACGCAAAATCTACCAAAATATTATGGACAAGTTGGAGTTACCATGCAGCCTCCTTCTGTTGATCCCTATCATATGCAGTATTTTCAGCCGCCGTTACGAAATTCCTATGGTGCATATGGTCAGTTTGATCATCAAGCACCAAGAAATGATATTGCAGCGAGTCAAGTGAATTCTCGTGACTTCAAAAAGGGGGCAGATCTTACTGGATTTCCAAATGACCAGAAACCTCAACATTCATCTGGTATAGGCTATAACAGCTTTAATATTGGGAGCAGATTGCAATTTCCTTCGTCTATGGTTAGTCCTGTTGTTTCAATAAAACCTGTGGTGGGGCCCAATTTTTCTGGGGGGAGGAATAGTACAACTCATCACACTTTTCATGGCAACTCCGGCAAAACATATGGGCTGCAAAATCAGAGCTGGAATGGCATGAGTTCAAATTCGTTTCTTGAAGAGCTGAAATTGGGTAAGGGTCCAAGATTTGAGCTGTCTGATATAGTGGGGCATATTGGTGAATTTAGGTAAGTTATCGCTGACCTTATTTTTCCTTCACTTACTGTATCAATTATCAAGGGGCTCATGATCATATATGATACTTCAGTGTTGATCAACATGGAAGTAGATTCATTCAGCAGAAGTTGGAACACTGTAGTCTTGGAGAGAAAGAATCAGTCTTCAAGGAAGTTGTTCCTCATGCTTCCAAACTAATGACAGATGTTTTTGGAAA comes from the Henckelia pumila isolate YLH828 chromosome 1, ASM3356847v2, whole genome shotgun sequence genome and includes:
- the LOC140864000 gene encoding pumilio homolog 6, chloroplastic-like, whose amino-acid sequence is MATESPIRILEGTEKWPPCKQSNSYGSSAKLAIEDFSLFLKDRKFQSLEKDMIPSRSESAPPSMEGSMAAIENIFSLRNSTMSLDLHPGPSNRKCETDADLPFPYHGSDVILDQRFSRPFSSESHHLFHRRGSTGNDRNMIPHGNVPRNTLPSHEEESEDDRSSERSASADKSASLGFHNDSFNSTQEDSSQTSSPSQDQYNHRSMGEKVVDANSHVLHNRSVGMSSDVIDAPSLDRPRQISQPDPLTGGVLSLSLDDESSIVVRPPLDGQDFSADKVDLKDESSTAGVGDTSNLNRNKFNKKDQPIPQNYTSQSAAALQETNISRVLGPFSQMIYPGTSHPYGSLNQFLYGSSSVSTGEVQPTLQSSGFTPPFYTPPAPTPFMTPQNTFYQNMQPASYFTPQYSMGGYTINSTFLPSYLSGYPSQGTFPLAFDSSSFPNPGVSDGGNAHAYDTQNLPKYYGQVGVTMQPPSVDPYHMQYFQPPLRNSYGAYGQFDHQAPRNDIAASQVNSRDFKKGADLTGFPNDQKPQHSSGIGYNSFNIGSRLQFPSSMVSPVVSIKPVVGPNFSGGRNSTTHHTFHGNSGKTYGLQNQSWNGMSSNSFLEELKLGKGPRFELSDIVGHIGEFSVDQHGSRFIQQKLEHCSLGEKESVFKEVVPHASKLMTDVFGNYVIQKLFEYGGPGQKEDLANQLEGQILPLSLQMYGCRVIQKAFEVIDLAQKVRLAKELDGHVMRCVRDQNGNHVIQKCIESIPADSIDFIISSFRGHVATLSMHPYGCRVIQRVLEHCNDELQTQFIVNEILDSVCTLAQDQYGNYVTQHVLARGIPRERSEIIEKLCGSIVQLSQHKFASNVVEKCLEYGDSVSRDLLIKEIVGHGDKNDNILVMMKDQYANYVIQKILQKCTSDQRELLLGIIRNHLTALKKYTYGKHIVTRLEQVYGEEIQPSEL